GATCGCGATCTGTCGAAGAAAATTTCCCTAATTCAAAACACGACTCAGGATTCAGAATCCATGAGCGACGAGTTGATCAATGAGCTCGGATTCAGTGTGTGGGAGTTTCTGCAAAAAATGATAAAGAACGAGAACTCTTCCTTGTCCTTACAACCCGAGCAGCTAAGGAACCAACTgctttcgaaagcttttAACGCACCCGAGGCGTTGGCTAAAGCTGCCACAGTTCGCAGCCTGTTTGACCACAACGGAAGCATGCCGTTTAGCAAGAAAGATTTGCCTCTTGTGTCGAAAATCGAAAGCATCAGTGCTATCCCGGAAGAGCTCCTGGATCCTTCCGTCTCGGACGAGGAATTCGCGCGCAGGGTTTCAGAGTTGCGGGAGATTGCAGCAGAGGCCATGCGGGACATGACCTACTGggatgacgaggaagaggactCTGCGGACTCCATGCTTGGGAGCACACAAACGGAAGATTCCGCACTTGACACTGAGGAAAGGAATAAAAAACACCTGCAAAACTGGTTCTTAGTCTACCACGTCGACAACGTGGTCGGGCGTATCATGAAGGATAGAGAAAACGCCAAGCTTAGGGAGGAGAACCGGATGCATCAGAAAAAAATCCAAGCACTAACCAACGCGATAGCTGAAATGGCGAATGACGTCCGCTACTCCGAGACTCCCGAGACTTTACTTGAGACTCCAGGCCTCCGCTTGGGGACCCCAGACCTTCGTTCGGAGACCCCCGATCCCCGTTTGGAGACTCCGGATCCCTTCTTGGAGACGGAACTCGTTGAGAGCTTCTAGTTTTGCGATCACGTGGCAACTATCTGAACCACTGAATGCGGAGAGCGGGTGCAGTAGCCCGGAGCCGCCGACGAGCTCCGAGTTCTTTGTAACATTAGTGCACATATTATCAAAGTAAAAATAAAATTTAGAGCATATTAGACCAGTACAGCCAGCTCCCACACACAGTGAAGCAAGGTTAAATAAAAGAAGTCTCAGTGGAATTTCATGTTCTGGTTATCACCAAAACGATGATGGAATCCGCTCTATACGGGAAAGAAGTCGAAATGAAATCTGAAATGGTTAATTCAACAGGGTTAAGCTTGATTAAAATGTGTTTATCAATCTTTTAAAGATAAGATGTTTTTCGGGTAGAGAGCATCTAAAAATCAGCCATATATCGATGAGTATGtcatttcatcaaaataTCACAAAGTTACATGTGATTTTATAAATCTTAGTTAAAAGTCAGAAAGCCCCTTCTATTGATGTATGCATACAGATCGATACGGTTTTAGAATATTCAGCATTTCTATCATTAATGGGCTTAATAAAGAAGCCTAGGGTAAGGATCTCACCTGTATAATTCCCCAAACAATTAACGCTTTAATCTTTGTTGAGCAAAGCTCTGCCAGCATTTGAACATTGCAAGAATAGAAGTTGAAATACAAAAAACACTTTAATCTATGGGGAGAAGTATCATATGTAGCTTATGCGTGTGGCCCACTCAGTACCATTTCATGTAGCTTAGAAGAAAGTCTACAGAGTCACGTGCGAGTTCTTAGTCTCTCGAGAGACACCCATACACCTGACAATGCTGTCCCGTCTCACCAACCTTTTTTTTACCTCACTCGTCGGGACATTTCACTTCTGGCGAAATCCGCGAAACATCGCCAGGAAACAAATCTGGAAACAATCTGGAAACAAGCCGCAACCTGGACACGTGGCGATAGATCCCGTGATATGTCCGATACGGACAAGATGGtgtggtcacgtgccatTTTGGTTTTCCAATAACTTCCATCAGCTTCGTAAAGTGCGTTTTCCTTTTTATGTATAGTCACCAAAGACGAGCGAAGGATGACCGACTTGCTTTTCGCGCCCGGTTCTTACGTTATCGAATTTGGGTTTGCGGCCTGGAACTGGCAGACCAGAAAAAAACTAGTATATAAGGGACAAGACCAGTTGTGGAGAGCCAACAACGATCATAAGTCTTTCTTAGCTTAGCTATTCAGGTTGTATTATAGCTCCAAGTTTTAACGAATTCCAAACTTTTAACGACCGTAACGACATATCACAATGGCTCACGTTgacaagaaacaaaagcaaTCCAACTCTTTGGAACAGTTGAAGGCCACCGGCACTGTTGTGGTTTCCGACACTGGTGACTTCGAGTCCATCGCCAAGTACACTCCACAGGACGCCACCACCAACCCATCGTTGATCCTGGCCGCTGCCCAGCAAAAGGCGTACGCCAAGCTGATCGACACCGCCGTCGCTTACGGTAAGAAGCACGGTAAGACCCTCGAGGAACAGACCGACCAGGCCGTCGACATGCTGCTGGTCGAGTTCGGCAAGGCCATCTTGCAGATCGTTCCTGGCAGAGTCTCCACTGAGGTCGACGCCAGATTGTCTTTCGACAAGGACGCCACCGTGGCCAAGGCCCTCCACATCATCAGCCTGTACGAAGATGCTGGCATCAGCCGTGAGAGAGTCCTGATCAAGATCGCCTCCACCTGGGAGGGTATCCAGGCCGCCAAGGAGCTAGAAGAGAAGCACAACATCCACGTCAACTTGACCCTGTTGTTCTCTTTCTCCCAGGCTGTTGCCGCCGCCGAGGCTAACGTGACCTTGATCTCGCCTTTCGTTGGCAGAATCTTGGATTGGTACAAGAACAACACCAAGGAGGAGTACACTTCCGAGACTGACCCAGGTGTCAAGtctgtcaagaagatctACAATTACTACAAGAAGCACGGCTACAAGACCATCGTCATGGgtgcttctttcagaaacGTCGGTGAGATCAAGGCTCTTGCTGGTGTCGACTTCTTGACCATCTCTCCTAAGCTGTTGGAGGATTTGCTGAACTCCCAGGACCCTGTCCCACAAGTCTTGGACCCAGAGACCGCCAAGGCCGACGGCGACGAGAAGGTTTCTTTCATCAACGACGAGAGCGCTTTCAGATTCGACCTAAACGAAGACGCCATGGCTACCGAGAAGCTATCTGAGGGTATTAGAAAGTTCTCTGCGGACATCGTCACCTTGTTCAAGCTGATCGAGGGCAAGATCCAAGCCTAAATACGCAATGGCCCAAAACCATAAGATATTCTCACGACAAATGTAAAATTTACATATCAAATTATTTCCGCTTTTAACGATTCGTGCGTTTTAATGCTTTCCAATAGAGGTTATTCACAATTTGATGGGTTCATGGTAGATCGTAgttttctttttgttgatgcGAAATGTGCTAATATTCCAATGCTGAGCTATAGGCTGCGGATGCGCCTTGCTTAAAGCCAGTTCCGTGCTGAGGCTCGGACCGGGGCTGCTTAAATTTCCTGAGTCCTCGAAGCCAGCTTGTGGCCCAGGGGCGATGACAACGGTCTTCTTCCGCCTTCGTGATGTTCTCTGTTGCAGCTGACCGCACcccatttttgatgcgTCTAGCGCAAGTGAAACCGACTGCTTTTCTACCGGTTCAGCGGTAGTCCTCGTGACGGATTTGCGGAGCAGGGGttgcttgagctgcttCTTTGTGGGAGGGGTGTTTATGGAAGCCGCGGTAATTTCCCTCGGGGCCATCCTCGGTCGTCTAAATGGCGTATTGAAACGCAACGCGAGAGTATCCTGATGGCTTGAAGGCTGAGGTGATTCACGTCGCAGTTTGGTATTTTGATTGCTGGGACTGGGCGCAAGCGCGGTTCCGGGGTGAACTTTAATATTATAGGGTGTCAGTCCTTCCCTGGCCAGTGTCCCGATATCTCGATCATATTCACGTTCCAGACAGTCGATTATTACCAGAAACTGGCTAAAAATCTTGTGCTCTTCCTTTCCAAAGAAAGACTCACTCAAAATGCGCTCCAGCCGGCGGACATTTGTCACAAAACCGCTGCCAAGCAGCACGTTGTCATCGACAGTGAACAACTGAAATTTCTTGTTAAGttcgaagaacttcaaacGCCCGTCATGCCAGGTTTtgtgtttcttcaaaagctgatcCGTATATTGGCAGTAGTACTCTTTGATATGAGATGTTTGGGAAGTTCGACTGAGCATCGCCCAAACTGCATGTCAACTTTGGGGGCGGAACTTGGATTCATGTTCTACTAAGAACTTGATATGACTGTAATCACGGCAATATCAGCTCCGTATATGTTGATATGCTCACTTATGGCGGACTGTTCACATAATGCAGAGCTGGCCTTAAGATTAGAAACCCATTTAACTTCTCTTACTCCTTTTATTCAAATAGCCTTGAATTATCGGGTGAGTGAGTTCCCGTTCCTTCATCATGGATGACTCTTTACTGTAACTACGATATGAATTCTTTGACATAAAAAgtcatcaagctcatctcgaaAAAAACGAACAACATCGAAagtgcaaaaaaaaaccacCCGACAATGGCGTCTCTGCTATCCGAGTCGGAAACTCAAGACACGTTacctttctttgaagatacCGCGCCCTCGTTTGAGTCAAACGAGCGAATTTTAGCGCCTTccattgatgaagttgactCAAATCCAGAGGACCTTCGGACTTTGCGAGGCAGTGGCCGCTACTTTGGCGTTGAGGATCCGTCTGATGCTGTACAAAAGGCAGAAATAAAGTGTATCAACTGTTCACAGAGGGGCCACCGCAAGCGCAACTGCCCACATGTGATTTGCTCGTACTGTGGGCTTATGGACGACCATTACTCACAACAGTGCCCTAAAGCCATCAAGTGTGCAAACTGTAATGGAGAGGGCCACTACAGAAGCCAGTGCCCTCACAAATGGAAGCGCGTGAAGTGCGTTCACTGCAACAGCAAGAACCACTCCAGGGATAGGTGCCCCAGTATATGGAGAAGTTACTACTTGTTAGACAGCAATGTCCGCCGTGTGCTACCGGTGCATAAGATTTTCTGCTACAACTGTGGGGGCAAAGGTCACTTCGGGGATGACTGCTGGGAGTACAGGTCGTCAAGAGTTCCCAACGAAGACGGGAGCGCGTTTTCAGGCGAGAACTTGCCCC
The Lachancea thermotolerans CBS 6340 chromosome G complete sequence genome window above contains:
- a CDS encoding transaldolase (highly similar to uniprot|P15019 Saccharomyces cerevisiae YLR354C TAL1 Transaldolase enzyme in the pentose phosphate pathway); the encoded protein is MAHVDKKQKQSNSLEQLKATGTVVVSDTGDFESIAKYTPQDATTNPSLILAAAQQKAYAKLIDTAVAYGKKHGKTLEEQTDQAVDMLLVEFGKAILQIVPGRVSTEVDARLSFDKDATVAKALHIISLYEDAGISRERVLIKIASTWEGIQAAKELEEKHNIHVNLTLLFSFSQAVAAAEANVTLISPFVGRILDWYKNNTKEEYTSETDPGVKSVKKIYNYYKKHGYKTIVMGASFRNVGEIKALAGVDFLTISPKLLEDLLNSQDPVPQVLDPETAKADGDEKVSFINDESAFRFDLNEDAMATEKLSEGIRKFSADIVTLFKLIEGKIQA
- the MTE1 gene encoding Mte1p (weakly similar to uniprot|P53227 Saccharomyces cerevisiae YGR042W Hypothetical ORF) produces the protein MLSRTSQTSHIKEYYCQYTDQLLKKHKTWHDGRLKFFELNKKFQLFTVDDNVLLGSGFVTNVRRLERILSESFFGKEEHKIFSQFLVIIDCLEREYDRDIGTLAREGLTPYNIKVHPGTALAPSPSNQNTKLRRESPQPSSHQDTLALRFNTPFRRPRMAPREITAASINTPPTKKQLKQPLLRKSVTRTTAEPVEKQSVSLALDASKMGCGQLQQRTSRRRKKTVVIAPGPQAGFEDSGNLSSPGPSLSTELALSKAHPQPIAQHWNISTFRINKKKTTIYHEPIKL
- a CDS encoding zinc finger CCHC domain-containing protein (similar to uniprot|P40507 Saccharomyces cerevisiae YIL079C) — encoded protein: MASLLSESETQDTLPFFEDTAPSFESNERILAPSIDEVDSNPEDLRTLRGSGRYFGVEDPSDAVQKAEIKCINCSQRGHRKRNCPHVICSYCGLMDDHYSQQCPKAIKCANCNGEGHYRSQCPHKWKRVKCVHCNSKNHSRDRCPSIWRSYYLLDSNVRRVLPVHKIFCYNCGGKGHFGDDCWEYRSSRVPNEDGSAFSGENLPQELKADYFRHLDNAGTEYRDSFSLYPEQKKNSHQASGGRRFNEAYYDEESSGARSKKSKKRKRDSDKNYSSSPHNSNFYPPPYQRSKSVPKPSSRGNVLPTKKNKKSELRY